The proteins below come from a single SAR202 cluster bacterium genomic window:
- the rsmG gene encoding 16S rRNA (guanine(527)-N(7))-methyltransferase RsmG has protein sequence MKVLDEGAARLGVPLDGDKIAAFERYAAELLDWNSRFNLTAVTDPLQIQSRHFLDSLTTVLALPQGYLARPGSMIDIGSGAGFPGIPLKIAFPQARLTLLEATAKKTAFLSHVAGALGLVDTTVVTGRAEDLGHSPEHRARYDLVVCRAVARLNTLAEITLPFAKRGGLVVAHKGPGAAEEIEQARKAIRVLGGSISEVKKARIEGSDWGGVLVVIEKVAETPSAYPRRAGVPGKSPL, from the coding sequence TTGAAAGTCCTTGACGAAGGCGCTGCACGGCTTGGTGTCCCTCTTGACGGCGATAAGATCGCCGCTTTCGAAAGGTACGCCGCCGAATTGCTTGATTGGAACTCCCGGTTCAACCTGACTGCCGTCACCGACCCGCTCCAAATCCAGTCCCGTCACTTTCTGGACTCGTTGACGACCGTCCTCGCCCTCCCGCAAGGCTACTTAGCTCGTCCCGGGAGTATGATAGATATAGGGTCGGGAGCGGGGTTCCCCGGAATTCCGCTCAAGATCGCCTTCCCCCAGGCGCGGTTAACGCTCCTGGAGGCGACGGCGAAGAAGACGGCCTTCCTTTCGCACGTTGCGGGCGCCCTGGGGCTGGTTGATACAACAGTAGTGACGGGAAGGGCGGAAGACCTTGGCCACAGCCCGGAACACCGCGCGCGGTACGACCTGGTGGTATGCCGCGCCGTCGCCCGACTGAATACGCTCGCCGAGATCACTCTCCCCTTCGCGAAAAGGGGTGGCCTTGTAGTGGCCCACAAGGGTCCCGGAGCAGCCGAAGAGATCGAGCAGGCGCGCAAGGCTATCCGCGTCCTGGGCGGTTCGATTTCGGAAGTGAAAAAGGCGCGCATCGAAGGCTCGGACTGGGGCGGCGTGCTTGTTGTGATCGAGAAGGTTGCGGAGACGCCCTCAGCATACCCGAGGCGCGCCGGCGTTCCCGGCAAGAGTCCTCTTTAG
- a CDS encoding flippase-like domain-containing protein, producing the protein MANNGGEQNLTSTLRKRIFSLPTLVSFGVAIIFLFFLATRFDLDWGQTWESIRSMDPWQYLLALSLYYASFYFRGIRWMILSRSAGLNDTPGAKTPTVLQFSQMIVMGWFVNSVAWLRAGDFYRAYALSDKARTSFSWSLGTIFAERIMDMATVMLIIVVGALAFVATSDLNSAGVLALGIAVGLAVLVISALVLMKLYGVRLASRLPKRLEEKYQRFHLGTVGSFKQLPIPFVLSIIGWTLEIARLYFVVKALGFEIGIPLVIIVALGHAMLSTVPTPGGVGAVETGVTSLLLLGMTRHDAAAVAIVDRSITYLSVIIIGGILFFLWQVARSRSNRPSDTRRTPPLPGEQARADGG; encoded by the coding sequence ATGGCAAACAACGGCGGCGAACAGAACCTTACTTCCACTCTCCGGAAGCGCATCTTCTCACTCCCCACGCTCGTATCCTTCGGCGTGGCGATCATTTTCCTCTTCTTTCTCGCCACTCGCTTTGACCTCGACTGGGGCCAGACGTGGGAGAGTATCAGGTCAATGGACCCGTGGCAGTACCTGCTCGCCCTGTCCCTTTACTACGCCAGCTTCTACTTCCGGGGCATCCGGTGGATGATCCTTTCGCGCAGCGCAGGGCTGAACGACACGCCCGGCGCAAAGACGCCCACGGTTCTCCAGTTCTCCCAGATGATCGTGATGGGCTGGTTCGTAAACTCGGTCGCCTGGCTGCGGGCGGGCGATTTCTACCGCGCGTACGCATTGTCTGACAAGGCGCGTACGAGCTTCTCGTGGAGCCTCGGCACCATCTTCGCCGAGCGCATCATGGACATGGCGACGGTCATGCTGATAATTGTGGTCGGCGCGCTTGCATTCGTCGCGACGTCCGACCTGAATTCTGCCGGGGTTTTGGCGCTCGGCATCGCCGTTGGATTGGCCGTGCTTGTCATCTCGGCACTGGTGTTGATGAAGCTCTACGGAGTGCGCCTGGCCAGCCGACTGCCGAAGCGCCTCGAGGAGAAGTACCAGCGCTTCCACCTTGGCACCGTGGGCAGCTTCAAACAGCTGCCGATCCCATTCGTGCTCAGCATCATCGGCTGGACACTCGAAATCGCGCGCCTGTACTTCGTAGTAAAGGCGCTCGGATTCGAGATCGGCATCCCCCTGGTGATAATAGTTGCGCTGGGACACGCGATGCTCAGTACCGTGCCGACGCCGGGCGGCGTCGGCGCCGTCGAGACGGGCGTCACCAGCCTGCTGCTCCTCGGCATGACACGGCACGACGCCGCCGCAGTCGCCATTGTGGACCGCTCGATAACGTACCTCAGCGTCATCATCATCGGCGGAATCCTCTTCTTCCTCTGGCAGGTAGCCCGCTCCCGCAGCAACCGTCCATCCGACACGCGCCGGACGCCGCCGCTGCCGGGCGAGCAAGCCCGCGCGGACGGCGGGTAG
- a CDS encoding helix-turn-helix domain-containing protein, producing MCTFKRRCRVSETKQWYSVNEAAEYLGISRRTVYKLCEGSHLPVYSIGSGRTRRFRKEDLDRVPIRTEKPKKRVLRVIDPALAELWDNEKDAEYDKL from the coding sequence ATGTGCACGTTTAAGCGGAGGTGTCGTGTGTCCGAAACGAAGCAATGGTATAGCGTGAACGAAGCCGCGGAATACCTCGGAATATCCCGCCGCACGGTTTACAAGCTGTGCGAGGGGAGCCACCTCCCTGTCTACTCGATCGGCAGCGGTCGAACGCGAAGGTTCCGAAAGGAAGACCTGGACAGGGTTCCCATCAGAACTGAGAAGCCGAAAAAGCGAGTCCTCCGTGTGATCGATCCGGCCTTGGCCGAGCTGTGGGACAACGAGAAGGATGCCGAATACGACAAGCTATAA
- a CDS encoding type II toxin-antitoxin system PemK/MazF family toxin, whose product MPNTTSYKRGDIFLVEFVFSEGTGMKKRPAVLVSSNSYNAARKDVIVAGVTTDVTRLLVGDHLLANWREAGLLHPSVVTGIISTIKQDMVGRRIGSLSEADIRQLNRVVQATFGLPAILP is encoded by the coding sequence ATGCCGAATACGACAAGCTATAAGCGCGGCGACATATTTCTCGTGGAGTTCGTATTCTCCGAGGGGACCGGAATGAAGAAGCGTCCCGCCGTGTTGGTCAGTTCAAACTCATACAACGCCGCCCGAAAAGATGTGATAGTGGCGGGGGTGACCACCGATGTCACCAGACTACTGGTGGGCGACCACCTGCTGGCCAACTGGCGTGAAGCGGGCCTGCTGCATCCGTCGGTCGTCACAGGCATCATTTCGACCATTAAACAAGACATGGTCGGCCGCAGGATCGGCTCACTGAGCGAAGCGGATATCAGACAATTGAACAGAGTCGTTCAGGCAACCTTCGGGCTGCCGGCCATCCTCCCATAA
- the ilvD gene encoding dihydroxy-acid dehydratase → MTTKSTPNLKLKKHSAAVSIGPDRAPARSMLRAVGLRDDDMEKPFVAVANLASDVTPCNVHLTRIAEKAKEGLWAANCAPFMFGTITISDGVSMGTEGMKASLVSREVIADSIETVCFGEGMDGLLAVAACDKNMPGSIMAMARLNIPSIFIYGGAILPGHFNGNDVNIQDVFEAVGKHSRGTMSFEELIALEKAACPGEGACSGMFTANTMSSAIEALGMSLPGAASIPAVDRRGEGVAYSAGAALYGLLEKDIKPLDVITRKSLENAITVVLAMGGSTNAVLHLLAIAHEAKVELSIDDFDRLARKTPYITDLRPGGRFVMSDVDRSGGLQVVMNELLQAGLLHGDCITVTGKTVAENLAGIQIQKPDGKVIYPAKTPRSPVGGLAILKGNLAPEGAVMKVAGTKHLKHEGPAKVFDGERACFAAVTKGEVKPGDVVVIRYEGPKGGPGMQEMLAVTGAIMGQGLGNNVLLLTDGRFSGATHGPMIGHVAPEAAVGGPIALVQNGDIISMDVETRQLNVKVSDEELQRRKNAWKAPAPKYTSGVMAKFAKLVGSASKGAVTG, encoded by the coding sequence ATGACCACAAAATCCACGCCTAACCTCAAGCTCAAGAAGCACAGCGCCGCCGTCAGCATCGGCCCGGACAGGGCCCCTGCGCGGTCCATGCTTCGCGCCGTAGGCCTGCGCGACGACGATATGGAGAAGCCCTTCGTCGCCGTCGCCAACCTGGCCAGCGACGTCACGCCGTGCAACGTCCACCTCACCCGCATCGCCGAGAAGGCGAAGGAGGGCCTGTGGGCGGCCAACTGCGCGCCTTTTATGTTCGGCACGATCACGATCAGCGACGGCGTCTCGATGGGCACGGAGGGGATGAAGGCCTCACTCGTGAGCCGCGAGGTCATAGCGGACTCCATCGAGACGGTATGCTTTGGAGAGGGCATGGACGGCTTGCTGGCCGTCGCCGCGTGCGACAAGAATATGCCCGGCTCCATCATGGCGATGGCCCGCCTGAACATCCCTTCGATCTTCATCTACGGCGGGGCTATCCTGCCCGGCCACTTCAACGGCAACGATGTCAACATCCAGGACGTGTTTGAAGCTGTCGGGAAGCACTCCCGCGGCACGATGTCGTTCGAGGAGCTGATTGCGCTCGAGAAGGCGGCATGCCCCGGCGAGGGCGCATGCTCCGGTATGTTCACCGCCAACACCATGTCCTCCGCCATCGAGGCGCTCGGCATGTCCCTCCCCGGCGCGGCGTCCATCCCGGCCGTCGACAGGCGCGGCGAGGGCGTTGCCTACAGCGCGGGCGCGGCCCTGTACGGCCTGCTTGAGAAGGACATCAAGCCACTCGACGTCATCACCAGGAAGTCCCTCGAGAACGCGATCACCGTCGTCCTCGCGATGGGCGGCTCAACGAATGCCGTCCTGCACCTGCTCGCCATCGCCCACGAGGCGAAGGTGGAGCTGAGCATCGACGACTTCGACCGCCTCGCCCGCAAGACGCCGTACATCACCGACCTCCGCCCCGGCGGCCGGTTTGTCATGTCCGACGTCGACCGCTCCGGCGGACTCCAGGTGGTCATGAACGAGCTCCTGCAGGCGGGCCTGCTCCACGGCGATTGCATTACCGTAACAGGCAAGACCGTTGCTGAGAACCTCGCCGGGATTCAGATACAGAAGCCGGACGGGAAGGTCATCTACCCCGCCAAAACGCCGCGCAGCCCCGTCGGCGGTCTCGCGATCCTGAAGGGCAACCTCGCGCCGGAGGGCGCCGTGATGAAGGTTGCGGGCACAAAGCACCTCAAGCACGAGGGCCCGGCGAAGGTCTTCGATGGCGAGCGCGCCTGCTTCGCCGCCGTGACGAAGGGCGAGGTCAAGCCCGGAGACGTCGTCGTCATCCGCTACGAAGGCCCCAAGGGCGGCCCCGGCATGCAGGAGATGCTTGCCGTCACCGGCGCCATCATGGGCCAGGGCCTGGGCAACAACGTGCTGCTCCTCACGGACGGCCGCTTCTCCGGCGCAACCCACGGCCCCATGATCGGCCACGTCGCGCCCGAGGCGGCGGTCGGCGGGCCGATTGCACTGGTCCAGAACGGCGACATCATCTCCATGGACGTGGAGACGCGCCAGCTTAACGTGAAGGTCTCGGACGAGGAACTGCAGCGCCGCAAGAATGCGTGGAAGGCACCCGCGCCAAAGTACACCTCGGGCGTCATGGCCAAGTTCGCAAAGCTCGTCGGCTCGGCGTCGAAGGGCGCCGTGACGGGGTAG
- a CDS encoding methionine synthase → MQVPLLPTSVIGSHAYPSWMWTALGEVDKGNYGQTDTGEMFDDAVDLAMMDQERAGVDIISDGEMRRWYFVQSFYKRMTGIVSEPALRKVGLYAYDSPPRYKAVEKVSVPKGLGIVEEFKYAKARTKRPIKVTCPGPLTLTMHIRPGDVYKSRLELAAEFSEVINDELKAVVAAGATYIQIDEPSFAVIPGEIDEWMSVYNRSVEGVNAKLALHVCFGNLSSRPRGKRRYDWLFPTLYKARADQMIFEYSNREMCEVELWETFKDKFELGAGVIDVKSFYVETAEDVAERIREHLKYGPADKLWIVPDCGFFQLPRWITKLKLKAMVEGTKIVRKELGG, encoded by the coding sequence ATGCAGGTCCCTTTGCTTCCCACTTCGGTGATTGGCAGTCATGCTTACCCAAGCTGGATGTGGACGGCCCTTGGCGAGGTGGACAAGGGCAACTACGGGCAGACGGACACCGGTGAGATGTTCGACGACGCTGTGGACCTGGCGATGATGGACCAGGAGCGGGCGGGAGTGGACATCATTTCGGACGGTGAGATGCGCCGGTGGTACTTCGTACAGAGCTTCTACAAGCGGATGACCGGCATCGTGAGCGAGCCCGCGCTGCGGAAGGTGGGGCTCTACGCGTATGACTCTCCGCCTCGATACAAGGCCGTGGAGAAGGTCAGCGTACCGAAGGGGCTGGGGATAGTGGAGGAGTTCAAGTATGCCAAAGCGCGCACGAAGAGGCCGATCAAGGTCACGTGCCCCGGGCCGCTGACGCTCACAATGCATATTCGCCCAGGGGATGTATACAAGAGCCGCCTGGAGCTTGCTGCGGAGTTCTCGGAGGTGATCAATGACGAGCTCAAGGCCGTTGTGGCTGCCGGCGCGACGTACATACAAATCGACGAGCCGTCCTTTGCCGTGATTCCCGGCGAGATCGATGAGTGGATGAGCGTCTACAACAGGTCAGTGGAGGGCGTGAACGCCAAGCTGGCGCTGCACGTCTGCTTCGGCAACCTCTCCAGCCGTCCGCGAGGCAAGCGCCGCTACGACTGGCTCTTCCCAACCCTCTACAAGGCCCGGGCCGACCAGATGATTTTCGAATACTCCAACCGCGAGATGTGCGAGGTGGAGCTCTGGGAGACATTCAAGGACAAGTTCGAGCTTGGCGCGGGCGTGATCGACGTGAAGTCTTTTTACGTGGAGACGGCGGAGGATGTGGCGGAGCGCATCCGCGAGCACCTCAAGTATGGCCCCGCTGATAAGCTATGGATCGTACCGGACTGCGGCTTCTTCCAGCTCCCCCGGTGGATCACGAAGCTGAAGCTCAAGGCGATGGTGGAAGGGACGAAGATCGTGCGGAAAGAGCTGGGCGGGTAG
- a CDS encoding twin-arginine translocation signal domain-containing protein → MRQDNSTQASRTTRRDFLKKTGIVAAGGVVGSFIAGLPLINRAGRKPAKVTFSKDSVFTPARDKVNRA, encoded by the coding sequence ATGCGTCAGGACAACAGTACTCAAGCCAGCCGCACGACCCGACGGGACTTCCTGAAGAAGACCGGGATCGTCGCCGCCGGTGGCGTCGTGGGCTCCTTCATCGCCGGTCTTCCTTTGATTAACCGCGCGGGCAGAAAGCCTGCCAAAGTGACTTTTTCGAAGGACTCGGTCTTCACGCCGGCCCGGGACAAGGTCAACCGCGCCTAG
- a CDS encoding biotin transporter BioY, which yields MQATARPRVLADVFIPAAAVQSRANRLAIDAALVIGFAFVIAICAQLAFKLPTTTVPITGQTFGILVSGGALGSKRGGAAALLYMLVGMVGLPVFAPTGNFMAEKSAHFVFPWLGGSGLLWNMSSGGYIVGFVVAAFIVGWLAEKGWDRQSKGVLAMLIGSVAVYVFGLAWLAVYIQTHAPVNAFFEGLYPGSSLLVKTLNGGLFPFVGGDALKLVLASLALPGAWALVSKIKGEPKG from the coding sequence ATGCAGGCAACTGCGCGCCCCAGAGTCCTTGCAGACGTGTTTATTCCTGCCGCCGCGGTCCAGTCCCGGGCTAACCGCCTGGCGATCGATGCGGCCCTCGTAATCGGGTTCGCGTTCGTAATCGCCATCTGCGCCCAGCTGGCCTTCAAGCTTCCGACCACCACCGTGCCTATCACCGGCCAGACCTTCGGCATACTTGTGTCCGGCGGCGCCCTGGGCAGCAAGCGCGGCGGGGCGGCCGCTCTGCTGTACATGCTGGTAGGCATGGTTGGACTGCCCGTCTTTGCGCCCACAGGCAACTTTATGGCGGAAAAGTCCGCCCACTTCGTATTCCCCTGGCTCGGAGGCTCCGGCCTGCTCTGGAATATGTCCAGCGGCGGCTATATAGTCGGCTTCGTCGTTGCGGCCTTCATCGTCGGCTGGCTTGCCGAGAAGGGCTGGGACAGGCAGTCCAAAGGCGTCCTGGCGATGCTTATCGGCTCCGTCGCCGTATATGTCTTCGGCCTGGCGTGGCTTGCTGTGTACATCCAGACCCACGCGCCCGTTAACGCCTTTTTTGAGGGCCTCTACCCCGGCAGCAGCCTGCTGGTAAAGACATTGAACGGCGGCCTCTTCCCGTTCGTCGGCGGGGATGCATTAAAGCTCGTTCTCGCTTCCCTCGCCCTGCCAGGGGCCTGGGCGCTGGTGAGCAAGATCAAGGGCGAGCCAAAGGGTTAG
- a CDS encoding redoxin domain-containing protein, with amino-acid sequence MRGSLGGPVSVLAAALAVLLVACGDNAMPTPAPVFTPLPAATATPEVAPTPTFFPSESVNTPINPPFDAEDAALLDTTHPLDGKPAPDFTGVSGWINTEPFSLADLRGRVVLLDFWTYTCINCIRTFPFVKSWHDRYRDVGLVVIGIHSPEFAFEKKYENVLKGTQDFGIEYPVVQDNDWAIWEAFRNTAWPGKYLIDAEGNVQQVTMGEGGYVAVEQGIRYWLQKAGYSVEHIRYTPDDFILDPEIVREAHAIDREDSRTRELYAGLKRNIPFRKYPPPLPYILYDHYYDNPDTDQLYEDPDWHSNHHIYFQGLWHNYSEYMRHTRVTSNLEDYVAIKYNAKTVNVVVGNEKDEPYVIRVTWDGKPIPKEVAEPDVRWDSEGNSYLLVDEPRMYRLIRTVEYEKHQLKLASNSDDFSLYTFTFGYYKELEDN; translated from the coding sequence ATGAGAGGCAGTCTGGGCGGCCCTGTTTCAGTCCTCGCCGCGGCGCTTGCAGTGCTATTGGTCGCATGCGGCGACAATGCCATGCCCACGCCTGCGCCTGTTTTCACGCCCCTGCCGGCGGCCACAGCCACGCCCGAGGTCGCCCCCACTCCGACATTCTTCCCATCCGAGTCCGTCAACACGCCGATCAACCCTCCGTTCGATGCGGAAGACGCAGCGCTGCTGGACACAACCCACCCGCTCGACGGTAAGCCCGCCCCCGATTTTACCGGGGTAAGCGGCTGGATAAACACCGAGCCGTTCTCTCTGGCAGACCTCCGCGGCAGAGTGGTGCTGCTGGACTTCTGGACCTACACCTGCATCAACTGCATTCGCACGTTCCCGTTCGTCAAGTCATGGCACGACCGGTACCGCGACGTCGGCCTTGTCGTCATTGGCATTCACTCACCGGAGTTCGCCTTCGAAAAGAAGTACGAAAACGTTCTCAAGGGCACGCAGGACTTCGGCATTGAGTATCCAGTCGTCCAGGACAACGACTGGGCCATCTGGGAAGCCTTTCGCAACACTGCCTGGCCCGGGAAGTACCTGATTGATGCAGAAGGCAACGTCCAGCAGGTGACGATGGGCGAGGGCGGATACGTCGCCGTCGAGCAGGGTATTCGCTATTGGCTTCAAAAGGCCGGCTACAGCGTTGAGCACATCCGGTATACACCCGACGATTTCATTCTCGACCCAGAAATTGTCCGCGAAGCGCACGCAATAGACCGGGAAGACTCCCGTACCCGGGAGCTTTACGCAGGGCTGAAGCGCAACATACCGTTCCGAAAGTATCCGCCGCCGCTGCCGTACATTCTGTACGATCACTACTATGACAACCCGGACACTGACCAGCTTTACGAGGACCCGGACTGGCACAGCAACCACCACATATACTTCCAGGGGCTGTGGCATAACTACTCTGAATACATGCGCCATACCCGTGTCACTTCCAACCTGGAAGACTACGTGGCGATCAAGTACAACGCTAAGACCGTGAACGTGGTGGTCGGCAACGAAAAGGATGAGCCCTACGTGATTCGCGTCACATGGGACGGCAAGCCGATTCCGAAGGAAGTTGCCGAGCCGGACGTTCGCTGGGATTCGGAAGGCAACAGCTACCTGCTGGTGGATGAGCCGCGCATGTATCGTTTGATTCGTACGGTGGAATATGAGAAGCACCAATTGAAGCTCGCCTCCAATTCGGATGACTTCTCTCTCTACACCTTCACGTTTGGTTACTACAAAGAACTGGAAGATAACTAA
- a CDS encoding redoxin domain-containing protein, with protein sequence MSKFRLAPVWAFTLVAVTALAVACSNGGPPPVDVAPTATTARAAATPAGQASAQSTPTQQAGPLPTPVAAGTPLPADAYGPAPELAGTGEWLNSEPFTLASQRGKVVLVDFWTYTCINCLRTLPYLKDWHGRYADKGLVILGVHTPEFDFEKYIDNVSRAVNDLGIEYPVVQDNGYATWQAFSNQYWPAKYMIDKDGLVRYVHFGEGAYEETEQYIRKLLAEVYASVNEVPVVPKPDPEVDPLAMPDNVLLALTRELYAGYRRNDSAVRFGNPPYIVQPEFYENPLMAATYKDPGDHSNHFIYVQGEWETTDEYLRHARATQNYEDYVAIKFYANEVNVVLGLHFGGQYDVKVAIDGVPLKREEAGTAIKWDQDGNSYLTVTTEDMYHIVDLESYQGRELRLSSNADNFSVFAFTFGAYMQ encoded by the coding sequence ATGTCAAAGTTTAGACTGGCGCCCGTGTGGGCTTTCACGCTCGTGGCTGTAACGGCACTGGCGGTTGCATGCTCAAACGGCGGCCCGCCGCCGGTGGACGTAGCGCCCACCGCAACAACCGCTCGGGCCGCCGCCACCCCGGCCGGCCAGGCGTCCGCACAGTCCACGCCCACTCAGCAGGCCGGCCCTTTGCCTACCCCTGTCGCCGCAGGCACACCGCTCCCGGCGGACGCGTACGGCCCTGCCCCGGAGCTTGCCGGGACCGGCGAATGGCTCAACTCGGAGCCGTTCACCCTTGCATCACAGCGCGGCAAGGTAGTGCTGGTCGACTTCTGGACTTACACCTGCATAAACTGCCTCCGCACACTGCCTTACCTCAAGGACTGGCACGGAAGGTACGCGGACAAGGGCCTTGTGATTCTCGGCGTCCACACGCCCGAGTTCGACTTCGAAAAATATATCGACAACGTTTCGCGCGCGGTGAATGACCTGGGCATCGAGTATCCTGTGGTCCAGGATAACGGCTATGCCACGTGGCAGGCGTTCAGCAACCAGTATTGGCCGGCCAAATACATGATCGACAAGGATGGCCTGGTCAGGTATGTCCATTTTGGAGAAGGGGCATACGAAGAGACGGAGCAGTATATTCGGAAGCTGCTGGCGGAAGTGTACGCCTCGGTGAACGAAGTGCCGGTGGTGCCGAAGCCGGACCCGGAGGTCGATCCCCTCGCGATGCCTGACAACGTCCTGCTGGCCCTGACCCGGGAGCTCTACGCCGGCTACCGGCGTAATGACAGCGCCGTGCGCTTCGGAAACCCGCCCTACATAGTCCAGCCCGAGTTCTACGAGAACCCCCTGATGGCGGCAACCTACAAGGATCCGGGCGACCACTCCAACCACTTTATCTACGTGCAAGGCGAGTGGGAGACCACCGACGAGTACCTGCGCCATGCCAGGGCGACGCAGAACTACGAAGACTACGTGGCCATCAAGTTCTACGCCAATGAGGTCAACGTCGTTCTTGGCCTCCACTTCGGCGGGCAGTACGATGTCAAGGTTGCCATTGACGGCGTGCCGCTGAAGCGCGAAGAGGCCGGGACCGCGATAAAATGGGACCAGGACGGCAACTCCTACCTCACCGTCACAACGGAAGACATGTACCACATTGTGGACCTGGAGTCGTACCAGGGCAGGGAGCTGCGTCTGAGCTCGAACGCGGACAACTTCTCGGTCTTTGCATTCACCTTTGGCGCGTACATGCAGTAG